In Streptomyces alboniger, the following are encoded in one genomic region:
- a CDS encoding SDR family NAD(P)-dependent oxidoreductase: MTVTDESQEETVAYGPGIDPDRLAVCLSVLDELDKLDVDHPDAIAVRRATAGIYRTVKQRRRQERRAAKTAHDRAVTEATATGSADRIDDETAGVLPSSSAKGEIAGILQRPRSCYTCKTRYVEVDAFYHQLCQNCAAENRARRDARTDLTGKRALLTGGRAKIGMYIALRLLRDGAHTTITTRFPSDAIRRFKAMPDSDEWIHRLKIVGIDLRDPAQVVALAESVAAEGPLDVLINNAAQTVRRSPQAYSELVAAESAPLPAGELPSSEVIGTFGSGAVAALPVPGGGALTAADVTGLALVTGSASLERIAAGTAIDAGGLVPDLHDTNSWIQTVEEVGPIELLEVQLCNSTAPFILISHLRSAMAAAAAANEDGRAYVVNVSAMEGVFGRGYKGAGHPHTNMAKAALNMLTRTSAQEMFEKDRILMTAVDTGWITDERPHPDKMRLAEEGFHAPLDLIDGAARVYDPIVRGQAGEDLFGVFLKDYAPGKW; the protein is encoded by the coding sequence ATGACGGTGACAGACGAAAGCCAGGAGGAGACCGTCGCGTACGGTCCCGGCATCGACCCGGACCGTCTCGCCGTCTGCCTCAGCGTGCTCGACGAGCTGGACAAACTGGACGTCGACCACCCCGACGCGATCGCGGTCCGCCGTGCCACGGCCGGGATCTACCGCACGGTGAAGCAGCGCCGCCGCCAGGAGCGCCGCGCCGCCAAGACCGCCCACGACCGGGCGGTCACCGAGGCCACGGCCACCGGTTCCGCCGACCGCATCGACGACGAGACGGCGGGCGTGCTGCCCTCCTCCTCGGCGAAGGGCGAGATCGCGGGGATACTCCAGCGCCCGCGCTCCTGCTACACCTGCAAGACGCGGTACGTCGAGGTCGACGCGTTCTACCACCAGCTCTGCCAGAACTGCGCCGCCGAGAACCGCGCCCGCCGCGACGCCCGCACCGACCTGACCGGCAAGCGCGCCCTGCTCACCGGCGGCCGCGCCAAGATCGGCATGTACATCGCGCTGCGGCTGCTGCGTGACGGCGCGCACACCACCATCACCACGCGCTTCCCGAGCGACGCGATCCGCCGCTTCAAGGCCATGCCCGACAGCGACGAGTGGATCCACCGCCTGAAGATCGTCGGCATCGACCTGCGCGACCCGGCCCAGGTCGTCGCGCTCGCCGAGTCGGTCGCCGCGGAGGGCCCCCTCGACGTACTGATCAACAACGCCGCGCAGACCGTACGCCGCTCCCCGCAGGCCTACAGCGAACTCGTCGCCGCCGAGTCCGCCCCGCTGCCCGCCGGGGAACTGCCCTCCTCCGAGGTGATCGGCACCTTCGGCTCCGGCGCCGTGGCCGCGCTGCCCGTCCCCGGCGGCGGCGCGCTGACCGCCGCCGACGTCACCGGACTCGCGCTGGTCACGGGCTCGGCGTCCCTGGAGCGCATCGCGGCTGGTACGGCCATCGACGCGGGTGGCCTGGTGCCCGACCTGCACGACACCAACAGCTGGATCCAGACGGTGGAGGAGGTCGGCCCGATCGAGCTGCTCGAAGTCCAGCTGTGCAACTCGACGGCGCCGTTCATCCTCATCAGCCACCTGCGTTCCGCCATGGCGGCCGCCGCCGCGGCGAACGAGGACGGCCGCGCGTACGTCGTGAACGTCTCCGCCATGGAGGGCGTTTTCGGCCGCGGCTACAAGGGCGCGGGCCACCCGCACACCAACATGGCCAAGGCCGCCCTGAACATGCTGACCCGCACCAGCGCGCAGGAGATGTTCGAGAAGGACCGCATCCTGATGACCGCGGTCGACACCGGCTGGATCACCGACGAGCGTCCGCACCCCGACAAGATGCGCCTGGCCGAGGAGGGCTTCCACGCCCCGCTGGACCTGATCGACGGCGCGGCACGCGTCTACGACCCGATCGTCCGCGGCCAGGCCGGCGAGGATCTGTTCGGCGTCTTCCTCAAGGACTACGCGCCCGGTAAGTGGTAG
- a CDS encoding carboxylate-amine ligase, which produces MADHSPTVGVEEEYFLVDTAQRTVVAAAPRVLARARPELGDLVTGEASRYQVEGRTPPCGTLGELRQELRRVRRAVATAAAGEGSRPVASGTPLLGMRAPIPLNGDAHYLAQLATFRSLYDTFAFCGLHVHVQVPDRDHAVLVSNHLRPWLPVLVAMAANSPFWDERDSGYCSWRTLGATRWPVAGPPPYFSSAAHYDALASALRETGATLGERSLYWDVRPCAHLPTVEIRAMDVPTSVEEAAAFAVLVRALVVQALERVRRGDPGPAMDDALLRAAYWRCARDGLTGHSLDPRTHRLVPTSHRLRELLAYARPALAERGELPRVTAVLRHLIAHGGGAERQRAVHARAGSLRDVVDDLADRTAVSPRQWRRSPSPVGGPGGHGSSASSGRSDASS; this is translated from the coding sequence ATGGCGGACCACTCCCCCACCGTCGGTGTCGAGGAGGAGTACTTCCTCGTCGACACCGCACAGCGCACGGTCGTCGCGGCGGCGCCGCGGGTCCTGGCTCGCGCCAGGCCGGAGCTAGGGGACCTGGTCACGGGCGAGGCGTCCCGGTACCAGGTGGAGGGCAGGACACCCCCTTGCGGGACTCTGGGGGAGCTGCGTCAGGAGCTGCGGCGGGTACGCCGCGCCGTGGCCACCGCCGCGGCGGGCGAGGGTTCGCGGCCCGTCGCCTCCGGCACTCCGCTGCTGGGCATGCGGGCGCCGATCCCGCTCAACGGCGACGCCCACTACCTCGCCCAGCTCGCCACGTTCCGGTCGCTGTACGACACGTTCGCCTTCTGCGGGCTCCACGTGCACGTCCAGGTCCCCGACCGGGACCACGCCGTCCTGGTCAGCAACCATCTGCGGCCGTGGCTGCCCGTCCTGGTGGCGATGGCGGCGAACTCGCCCTTCTGGGACGAGAGAGACAGCGGCTACTGCAGTTGGCGGACCCTGGGGGCCACGCGGTGGCCCGTGGCGGGCCCGCCGCCGTACTTCTCCTCGGCCGCCCACTACGACGCGCTCGCGTCCGCGCTGCGGGAGACCGGCGCGACCCTCGGTGAACGCTCGCTGTACTGGGACGTGCGGCCGTGCGCACACCTGCCGACCGTGGAGATCAGGGCGATGGACGTCCCCACGTCCGTCGAGGAGGCGGCGGCCTTCGCCGTCCTCGTACGGGCACTGGTCGTGCAGGCGCTGGAGCGGGTGCGCCGCGGGGACCCCGGACCCGCCATGGACGACGCGCTGCTGCGCGCCGCGTACTGGCGGTGCGCCCGCGACGGTCTGACCGGGCACAGCCTCGATCCGCGGACCCACCGCCTCGTGCCGACCTCGCACCGGCTCCGGGAGCTTCTCGCGTACGCCCGGCCGGCCCTGGCGGAGCGCGGGGAACTCCCCCGGGTGACGGCGGTCCTGCGGCACCTCATCGCACACGGCGGCGGCGCCGAGCGCCAACGCGCCGTCCACGCCCGTGCGGGCAGCCTGCGCGACGTCGTCGACGACCTGGCCGACCGCACGGCCGTGAGCCCGCGTCAGTGGCGGCGCTCTCCTTCCCCGGTCGGCGGCCCGGGCGGCCACGGCAGTTCGGCGAGCAGCGGCAGGAGCGATGCCTCCTCGTAG
- the glgA gene encoding glycogen synthase, with protein MKVGLLTREYPPDVYGGAGVHAEFLARELRSLVDLDVHCWGRGTGEGAAEGLTRHRPWPALDGANDALRTFSVDLAMAAALAGRELVHSHTWYASLAGHVGKLLHGIPHVMTSHSLEPLRPWKAEQLGGGYALSGWAERTAAESADAVIAVSGAMREDILACYPAVDPAKVHVVHNGIDTELYRPDPGTDVLERLGIDPARPYVLFVGRITRQKGVPHLLRAARELDSSAQLVLCAGAPDTPEIDAEFRVLFEELSRGRAGVHWIPEMLPRPEVVQLLTHATVFVCPSVYEPLGIVNLEAMACGTAVVASRVGGIPEVVQDGVSGLLVPYEHKDPEGFERDLGRTLDELLADPARAGAMGAAGRRRALGEFGWDAVARRTVEVYEEILHADR; from the coding sequence GTGAAAGTGGGACTGCTCACCCGGGAGTACCCGCCCGACGTGTACGGCGGCGCGGGTGTCCATGCCGAGTTCCTCGCCCGGGAGTTACGCTCCCTCGTCGACCTCGACGTGCACTGCTGGGGCAGGGGGACGGGCGAGGGCGCGGCCGAGGGGCTGACGCGCCACCGGCCCTGGCCCGCGCTCGACGGAGCCAACGACGCGCTGCGCACCTTCTCCGTGGACCTGGCGATGGCCGCCGCGCTCGCCGGGCGCGAGCTGGTCCACTCCCATACCTGGTACGCGAGTCTCGCGGGCCACGTCGGCAAGCTCCTGCACGGCATCCCGCACGTGATGACCTCGCACTCCCTGGAGCCCCTGCGCCCGTGGAAGGCCGAGCAACTGGGCGGCGGATACGCCCTGTCGGGCTGGGCCGAGCGCACCGCCGCCGAGTCCGCCGACGCGGTGATCGCGGTCTCCGGCGCCATGCGCGAGGACATCCTCGCCTGCTACCCCGCCGTCGACCCGGCCAAGGTCCACGTGGTGCACAACGGCATCGACACCGAGCTGTACCGCCCCGACCCCGGCACGGACGTCCTGGAGCGGCTCGGCATCGACCCCGCGCGCCCCTACGTCCTGTTCGTCGGGCGCATCACCAGGCAGAAGGGCGTACCCCATCTGCTGCGCGCGGCACGCGAGTTGGACAGTAGCGCTCAGCTCGTGCTGTGTGCGGGAGCCCCCGACACCCCGGAGATCGACGCGGAGTTCCGCGTGCTCTTCGAGGAGCTGAGCCGGGGCCGCGCGGGCGTCCACTGGATACCCGAGATGCTGCCGCGCCCCGAGGTCGTCCAACTCCTCACCCACGCCACGGTGTTCGTCTGCCCGTCGGTGTACGAGCCACTGGGCATCGTCAACCTGGAGGCGATGGCGTGCGGTACGGCCGTCGTCGCCTCGCGGGTCGGCGGCATCCCCGAGGTCGTACAGGACGGCGTGAGCGGGCTGCTCGTCCCCTACGAGCACAAGGACCCGGAGGGCTTCGAACGCGACCTCGGGCGGACCCTCGACGAACTGCTCGCCGACCCGGCGCGGGCCGGGGCGATGGGCGCGGCCGGACGGCGGCGCGCCCTCGGCGAGTTCGGCTGGGACGCGGTCGCCCGGCGCACGGTCGAGGTGTACGAGGAGATCCTGCACGCCGACAGATAG
- a CDS encoding nitroreductase/quinone reductase family protein: MPTPFNQSVIEEFRARGGKVGGPFEGSELLLLTTTGAQSGKEHTTPLGFVRDGGLILLVGSNMGAPRHPDWYRNILAHPTVTVELGTATFEAIAVPAEGERRDRLFERVVAAEPGYGDYQTQTSRTLPVIVLERPAHAADIPEEAASLADKMVQVHLWLRGQLTHVRDETEAYFEALAAHRGPGAPPAPGLGLQIRQHCLAFCDALEFHHTSEDAHLFPVMAGHHPELRETFDRLAEEHRAVARIQGELAALLADVHGTHPERFRAELARMTDELTRHLDYEEASLLPLLAELPWPPGPPTGEGERRH; encoded by the coding sequence ATGCCCACACCCTTCAACCAGTCCGTCATCGAGGAGTTCCGCGCCCGCGGCGGCAAGGTCGGCGGCCCCTTCGAAGGCAGCGAACTCCTCCTGCTCACCACCACAGGCGCGCAGTCCGGCAAGGAGCACACCACCCCCCTCGGCTTCGTCCGTGACGGCGGGCTGATCCTGCTCGTCGGATCGAACATGGGCGCGCCGCGCCACCCCGACTGGTACCGCAACATCCTGGCCCACCCCACGGTGACCGTGGAACTGGGCACCGCCACCTTCGAGGCGATCGCCGTCCCCGCCGAGGGCGAGCGCCGCGACCGGCTCTTCGAGCGCGTGGTGGCCGCCGAACCGGGATACGGCGACTACCAGACGCAGACCAGCCGGACCCTGCCGGTCATCGTCCTGGAGCGCCCCGCGCACGCGGCGGACATCCCCGAGGAGGCGGCGAGCCTCGCGGACAAGATGGTCCAGGTCCACCTCTGGCTGCGCGGCCAGCTCACGCACGTACGCGACGAGACCGAGGCGTACTTCGAGGCGCTCGCCGCGCACCGCGGGCCGGGGGCGCCGCCGGCGCCGGGGCTCGGCCTGCAGATCCGCCAGCACTGCCTGGCCTTCTGCGACGCCCTGGAGTTCCACCACACCAGCGAGGACGCGCACCTCTTCCCGGTGATGGCCGGTCACCACCCCGAGCTGCGTGAGACCTTCGACCGCCTCGCCGAGGAACACCGTGCGGTCGCCCGTATCCAGGGCGAACTCGCCGCGCTCCTGGCGGACGTCCACGGCACGCACCCCGAGCGGTTCCGCGCCGAACTGGCCCGAATGACGGACGAGTTGACCCGGCACCTCGACTACGAGGAGGCATCGCTCCTGCCGCTGCTCGCCGAACTGCCGTGGCCGCCCGGGCCGCCGACCGGGGAAGGAGAGCGCCGCCACTGA
- a CDS encoding extracellular solute-binding protein, whose translation MRISRISRRAVATGAVLAVLLPLSACGDGGDGGGSTDASGKIEGRITFQTWNLKANFKPYFEGLVAEFEDKYPGTDVKWVDQPGEGYADKISADAAAGTLPDVVNVSPDLVAPLAKAGLALDLDKAAGKYEKEYLPGAWKSHQIPGTEGTYAFPWYLNTGPLFYNKRLFKEAGLDENKPPKTYGQLFDQAVQLAKKSDGKVATLANVPTIEDFGRYGVPLMNKEGTGFTFNDAKGVELLTEYKKLYDAKALDGQALTATPESTGKKFLTEAVAMNPGSALDLEKFKKEAPKLYKNIGITPQISSTGKDNMYVMGVMVNARTKQTPAAVAFAHFVTDAKHQMEFAKKVAIFPSTQGSLDDPYFTKQDGKEETRVRIAAAKSIRTAVNYTPVLFSEQMKVELRNAVARALQGKESPEEALDNAVKQCDRLLKQS comes from the coding sequence GTGCGTATCTCCCGTATCTCCCGCAGAGCGGTCGCCACCGGCGCCGTCCTCGCTGTCCTCCTGCCGCTGAGCGCCTGCGGCGACGGAGGTGACGGCGGCGGTTCCACGGACGCGTCGGGCAAGATCGAAGGCAGGATCACCTTCCAGACCTGGAATCTGAAGGCCAACTTCAAGCCCTACTTCGAGGGTCTCGTCGCCGAGTTCGAGGACAAGTACCCCGGCACCGACGTCAAGTGGGTCGACCAGCCCGGCGAGGGCTACGCCGACAAGATCAGCGCCGACGCCGCCGCGGGCACGCTGCCCGACGTCGTGAACGTCTCGCCGGACCTGGTCGCCCCGCTCGCCAAGGCCGGCCTCGCCCTCGACCTCGACAAGGCCGCGGGCAAGTACGAGAAGGAGTACCTGCCCGGGGCCTGGAAGAGCCATCAGATACCGGGCACCGAGGGCACGTACGCCTTCCCCTGGTATCTGAACACCGGGCCGCTCTTCTACAACAAGCGCCTCTTCAAGGAGGCGGGCCTGGATGAGAACAAGCCGCCGAAGACGTACGGCCAGCTCTTCGACCAGGCGGTCCAGCTCGCGAAGAAGAGCGACGGCAAGGTGGCCACGCTCGCCAACGTCCCCACCATCGAGGACTTCGGGCGCTACGGCGTACCGCTGATGAACAAGGAAGGCACCGGCTTCACCTTCAACGACGCCAAGGGCGTCGAACTCCTCACCGAGTACAAGAAGTTGTACGACGCCAAGGCGCTGGACGGACAGGCGCTGACCGCGACACCGGAGTCGACCGGCAAGAAGTTCCTCACCGAGGCCGTCGCCATGAACCCCGGCAGCGCGCTCGACCTGGAGAAGTTCAAGAAGGAGGCGCCGAAGCTCTACAAGAACATCGGCATCACTCCGCAGATCAGCAGCACCGGCAAGGACAACATGTACGTGATGGGCGTGATGGTGAACGCCCGCACCAAGCAGACGCCCGCCGCCGTCGCCTTCGCGCACTTCGTCACCGACGCCAAGCACCAGATGGAGTTCGCCAAGAAGGTCGCGATCTTCCCCAGTACGCAGGGCTCCCTCGACGACCCCTACTTCACCAAGCAGGACGGCAAGGAGGAGACGCGGGTCCGCATCGCCGCCGCCAAGTCCATCAGGACGGCGGTGAACTACACGCCCGTGCTCTTCAGCGAGCAGATGAAGGTCGAGCTGCGCAATGCGGTCGCCAGGGCGCTCCAGGGCAAGGAGAGTCCCGAGGAAGCGCTTGACAACGCTGTCAAGCAGTGTGACCGGCTGCTGAAGCAGAGCTGA
- a CDS encoding (2Fe-2S)-binding protein, translating into MVTTRINLAELASVGGFFALRTGPAPGAAAPFTQVYAPPAEAGPDPLTLRVRKVAGRLGAPEDRIAVSVAQLGLAARLWSVGLGSAALYGAVPDLDLAQLRWDADGTSPDDLWLGDVRLLPADAGTVRDVVQHGHLAPLADALRSRYRISAGLLWGNAGSALAGAARELHGWAAREGRADVGARALELAAALFDHPDLRDTGTLRGTAFRRRSCCLYYRCPGGGVCGDCCFERPPRRSSPGASSG; encoded by the coding sequence CTGGTGACTACCCGTATCAACCTGGCAGAACTGGCATCCGTCGGCGGCTTCTTCGCCCTCCGCACGGGGCCCGCGCCCGGCGCCGCCGCGCCGTTCACGCAGGTGTACGCACCCCCGGCCGAAGCCGGCCCGGACCCGCTGACCCTCCGCGTGCGGAAGGTCGCAGGGCGGCTCGGCGCCCCCGAGGACCGTATCGCCGTGTCCGTGGCCCAGCTGGGGCTCGCCGCCCGGCTCTGGTCCGTGGGGCTCGGCTCCGCTGCGCTGTACGGCGCGGTGCCCGACCTCGATCTCGCCCAACTGCGCTGGGACGCCGACGGCACCTCGCCCGACGACCTGTGGCTCGGTGACGTACGCCTGCTGCCCGCCGACGCAGGGACCGTGCGGGACGTCGTGCAGCACGGCCATCTCGCGCCGCTCGCCGACGCGTTGCGCTCCCGGTACCGGATCTCGGCCGGGCTGCTGTGGGGCAACGCGGGCTCCGCGCTCGCGGGCGCCGCGCGCGAACTGCACGGCTGGGCGGCGCGGGAGGGACGCGCGGACGTGGGGGCCAGGGCCCTGGAACTGGCCGCCGCGCTCTTCGACCACCCCGACCTGCGCGACACCGGCACCCTGCGCGGCACGGCCTTCCGGCGCCGCAGCTGCTGTCTCTACTACCGGTGCCCCGGCGGCGGCGTATGCGGCGACTGCTGCTTCGAACGACCGCCCCGGCGCTCTTCCCCCGGGGCGTCGTCTGGGTGA
- the glgC gene encoding glucose-1-phosphate adenylyltransferase — protein sequence MRGGPSVLGIVLAGGEGKRLMPLTADRAKPAVTFGGTYRLVDFVLSNLVNADILRVCVLTQYKSHSLDRHVTTTWRMSSLLGNYVTPVPAQQRLGPRWYLGSADAILQSLNLVHDEQPDYIAVFGADHVYRMDPRQMLQQHIDNGAAVTVAGIRVPRADASSFGVITPARDGTRVESFLEKPTDPPGLADAPNKVFASMGNYLFTTKTLVDTLQQDAENEDSAHDMGGSILPMLTERGLAQVYDFDGNHVPGETPRDHGYWRDVGTLDSYYDAHMDLISDHPVFNLDNRRWPIYTHSSGLPPAKFCAGGIAGESIVSPGCVIRGQVTRSVLSPGVTIEEGAVVQGSVLHDNVRVGRGAVVRGAVLDKNVDVPPGATIGVNPERDEELYTVSRNGVIALGKGQLVQ from the coding sequence ATGCGCGGTGGACCTTCGGTGCTCGGAATCGTGCTCGCGGGCGGGGAGGGGAAGCGGCTGATGCCGCTCACCGCCGACCGGGCCAAGCCGGCGGTCACGTTCGGCGGGACGTACCGCCTCGTGGACTTCGTCCTGTCCAATCTCGTCAACGCCGACATCCTGCGCGTCTGCGTCCTCACCCAGTACAAATCGCACTCCCTGGACCGGCACGTGACGACGACCTGGCGCATGTCGAGCCTGCTCGGCAACTACGTCACGCCCGTGCCCGCCCAGCAACGGCTCGGCCCGCGCTGGTATTTGGGCAGCGCCGACGCCATCCTCCAGTCGCTCAACCTCGTCCACGACGAACAGCCCGACTACATCGCCGTGTTCGGCGCCGACCACGTCTACCGCATGGACCCGCGGCAGATGCTCCAGCAGCACATCGACAACGGCGCCGCCGTGACCGTCGCCGGGATCAGGGTGCCCCGCGCCGACGCGTCCTCCTTCGGTGTCATCACACCCGCCCGCGACGGGACGCGCGTCGAGAGCTTCCTGGAGAAGCCCACCGATCCGCCGGGCCTCGCGGACGCCCCGAACAAGGTCTTCGCCTCCATGGGCAACTACCTCTTCACCACGAAGACCCTCGTCGACACCCTCCAGCAGGACGCCGAGAACGAGGACTCGGCGCACGACATGGGCGGCTCCATCCTGCCGATGCTCACCGAGCGCGGCCTCGCCCAGGTGTACGACTTCGACGGCAACCACGTCCCCGGCGAGACCCCGCGCGACCACGGCTACTGGCGTGACGTGGGCACCCTGGACTCGTACTACGACGCCCACATGGACCTGATCTCCGACCACCCCGTCTTCAACCTGGACAACCGGCGCTGGCCGATCTACACGCATTCGAGCGGCCTTCCGCCCGCGAAGTTCTGCGCGGGCGGGATAGCGGGCGAGTCGATCGTCAGCCCCGGGTGCGTCATCCGCGGCCAGGTCACCCGCTCCGTCCTCTCGCCCGGCGTGACCATCGAGGAGGGGGCGGTCGTACAGGGCTCGGTGCTGCACGACAACGTACGCGTGGGGCGGGGCGCGGTGGTGCGCGGCGCCGTCCTGGACAAGAACGTCGACGTGCCGCCCGGGGCGACCATCGGCGTCAATCCGGAGCGTGACGAGGAGCTGTACACGGTGTCGCGGAACGGAGTGATCGCGCTGGGCAAGGGACAGCTGGTCCAGTGA
- a CDS encoding DMT family transporter, whose translation MSALALSVLLSLVSAVAYAGGAILQERVASTTPDQRYAPLHRGAWWTAIALNGLGALLHVVALAFGPLSLVQPLGALTIVFALPMAAVFVRRRAGATAWRGAIMATVGLAGLLSLTSASGPQSLDSAERLMLGLVTGGGVLALMVAAHAVHRHPVVRSVLLACAAGAAFGIASVFTKTVAVDWERDVALVRQLPSLAVIAVLAAAGVLLSQASYRGAGLAAPLSTVTVVNPVVAAAVGLTLFEETFRYGATGTVLALGCGIVAAGGLILLTTERIARETSTAPDPCPAVREAPPVRPEPTVAEPRLTPEALPAVPAQPTVAARAHRGVPHRHSRRRERIGS comes from the coding sequence ATGAGTGCCCTCGCGCTGTCCGTGCTGCTCTCCCTCGTCTCCGCCGTGGCGTACGCGGGCGGGGCGATCCTCCAGGAGCGGGTGGCGTCGACCACGCCGGACCAGCGGTACGCGCCGCTGCACCGCGGCGCCTGGTGGACCGCGATCGCGCTGAACGGCCTCGGCGCGCTTCTGCACGTGGTGGCGCTCGCCTTCGGCCCGCTCAGTCTGGTCCAGCCGCTGGGCGCCCTGACCATCGTCTTCGCCCTGCCGATGGCGGCCGTGTTCGTGCGCCGCCGGGCCGGGGCCACCGCGTGGCGCGGCGCGATCATGGCGACGGTGGGGCTCGCCGGACTCCTCTCGCTCACCTCGGCGTCCGGCCCGCAGTCCCTGGACAGTGCCGAACGCCTCATGCTGGGCCTGGTCACGGGTGGCGGCGTCCTCGCCCTGATGGTGGCGGCGCACGCGGTGCACCGGCACCCCGTGGTGCGCAGCGTGCTGCTGGCCTGCGCGGCCGGCGCGGCCTTCGGCATCGCCTCGGTCTTCACCAAGACGGTGGCCGTCGACTGGGAGCGGGATGTGGCGCTCGTCCGGCAGCTCCCGAGCCTGGCCGTCATCGCCGTGCTCGCGGCGGCCGGGGTGCTGCTTTCGCAGGCCTCCTACCGGGGCGCGGGGCTCGCGGCGCCGCTGTCGACGGTGACCGTGGTGAACCCGGTCGTGGCGGCGGCGGTCGGCCTGACCCTCTTCGAAGAAACCTTCCGCTACGGCGCCACGGGCACCGTCCTGGCGCTGGGCTGCGGCATCGTCGCGGCCGGGGGCCTGATCCTGCTGACCACCGAGCGGATCGCGCGAGAGACGTCGACCGCACCCGATCCGTGTCCCGCGGTCCGGGAAGCGCCACCCGTACGGCCGGAGCCCACCGTGGCCGAGCCGCGCCTCACCCCCGAGGCGCTGCCCGCCGTTCCGGCCCAGCCGACGGTGGCGGCGCGGGCGCACCGCGGGGTCCCGCACCGGCACTCCAGGCGCCGCGAGCGCATCGGATCGTAG
- a CDS encoding LacI family DNA-binding transcriptional regulator: MKDIARRAGVSESAVSFALNDRPGVSDITRDRVRRVAEQLGWRPSTAARALSGEGSATVGLVVARPAATLGVDSFFLQLISGVQEVLAERHLGLLFQVVEDVAAECAVYRRWWAEHRVDGVLVVDPRTADPRPALLDELGLPAVVTGGVPDPDAGHAGLSTVWADDAGAMASVVGHLHALGHRRIVHIAGLEGLAHTERRMRTLSAEAASRGLSGVRSVPTDYSDAEGAAVTRRVLEAAEPPTALVYDNDVMAVAGVAAASSLGFVVPDDVSVVAWEDSALCRMVHPWLTALSRDTVAFGRTAARELLALLDDGPAATVQVPLPRLIERESTGPVRGA; the protein is encoded by the coding sequence ATGAAGGACATCGCGCGCCGGGCCGGGGTCTCCGAGAGCGCCGTCTCCTTCGCGCTCAACGACCGGCCCGGCGTCTCCGACATCACCCGCGACCGGGTGCGCAGGGTCGCCGAGCAGCTGGGCTGGCGGCCCAGCACCGCGGCGCGTGCCCTGTCCGGCGAGGGCTCGGCGACGGTGGGCCTGGTCGTGGCGCGGCCCGCCGCGACGCTGGGCGTCGACTCGTTCTTCCTGCAACTGATCTCCGGGGTCCAGGAGGTCCTGGCCGAGCGGCACTTGGGGCTGCTCTTCCAGGTCGTGGAGGACGTGGCGGCCGAGTGCGCGGTCTACCGCCGCTGGTGGGCCGAGCACCGGGTGGACGGCGTGCTGGTGGTGGACCCGCGTACGGCCGACCCCCGGCCCGCGCTCCTCGACGAGCTGGGGCTGCCCGCCGTGGTGACGGGCGGCGTGCCCGACCCGGACGCGGGCCACGCGGGCCTCTCCACGGTGTGGGCGGACGACGCGGGGGCGATGGCGTCGGTCGTGGGCCACCTGCACGCGCTCGGGCACCGCCGCATCGTGCACATCGCGGGCCTGGAGGGGCTCGCGCACACCGAGCGCCGCATGCGCACCCTGAGCGCCGAGGCTGCGAGCCGGGGCCTATCCGGGGTGCGTTCGGTGCCGACCGACTACTCCGACGCGGAGGGCGCCGCCGTGACCCGGCGCGTCCTGGAGGCGGCCGAGCCGCCGACCGCCCTGGTGTACGACAACGACGTGATGGCCGTGGCCGGGGTGGCCGCCGCCTCGTCGCTGGGTTTCGTCGTTCCGGACGACGTGTCGGTCGTGGCCTGGGAGGACTCGGCGCTGTGCCGCATGGTGCACCCGTGGCTGACGGCCCTCTCCCGGGACACCGTGGCGTTCGGCCGCACCGCCGCCCGCGAACTGCTCGCCCTCCTGGACGACGGCCCGGCGGCCACCGTGCAGGTTCCCTTGCCCCGGCTCATCGAGCGGGAGAGCACGGGGCCGGTGCGCGGGGCCTGA